tatatatatacaactcggtgagtatcacaaaactatatatatatatatatatatatatatatatatatatatatatatatatatatatatatatatatatatatatatatatatataacgataTAATATATATGCCACATTCCCGATCGAAAGACCGAAAATATGACACTCCTAAGTACATTTTTCCTTATGTAAAAACATCTTACATTTCAAAAAAGTCAAACAGTGGTGTTATGCTTACAGACAGACTAATGATTAACGTCGTCGACAACACTAACTATATGATTATTAAAACTCCCCAGAGGATATCTCATATTGAGGGAAACGTAGGTATTggcgacacacacacacacacacacacacacacagacacagacacacacatatacacacatatccacacacagacagacagccagccagtaaaacaaacaaacaaacaaacaaacaaacaaacaaataaataaacaaacaaacaaacagacagacagacactttgccatgcctttAGCACTAttaaaccttatcagttcaattgtgctaaaacaCATGTGCCGCCACATCTAAGACTGCAGCTCGATACTCTTCAATAAGGTGTGTTCAATTATCTATACCTTCACCAAGTCTCTCACACAGGACGTATACCTTGAGGTCTGTGACCCCTTCACTACAAACTGATTTGTGCTGAGAGCTCTGAGCACGATACTAGTCACAAGGTTACGTAACAGAGCTACGTGCACATGAGAAAATATCGACGTTCTCCGTGGGTAAAGACGTAAATAACTGCTCAAATTGGTTATCTAAAAATTGAGTCTTTGGCAAGTTAATGAATTTAACACAGAATCTTTCGAGAAAAAATCGGTTGATTTGGCTGAGACATTTCTATAGTGAATTTGTTCATTatcatacataacaatgagttTTATGTTTACTGGGTTACGCGTTCATGTTTGTAAATCGTAAGGTTGGCCTTCTGGGAGAAAATCTAAAGACTCGTCGTATATTAAACTTTGTTATAGTAGATACCCCTTGCCCATTTAGTGGtttaaaaaatgacacttttgtGGGTAACAATCAGTATGTTACCCGGTGGACGAACGCACTAAATTGGCTTGGACGTGTACTGTACtataaaatacatacagtaataCAAAAGGACGAGTTCCTGTTAAAACTGGATAGCGTTACTGTTCGTGATCAAAATTTTGGATTGTTATGGGCATAAACCTATGTCAATACTTACAAGTGCGACTTGCAGATCTCTATtccttgtatacatgtaaaaaaaagcAGGGAGGGTGGTGTCGCCAGCAGACATTATGTAAGAGTTGTGACCCTGTATTGAGAGTGACGCAGATTGCTTTGTCCATAGAccgtagggtctatgctttgtCGTACATTAATGTGCATACAGAGTGGAATGTGTCTTTTGTtcgggaccggtcagtttctctaGCCTGGGGCGGGGGGCAGTGGATTCTCCCATCGgtccgacaaaaagtcactgacaccctcccccccccccatctgtaagaCCGAAAACAGGCTGATCCCCCTATCACTCAATTCTAGAACATGATTACCCACCCCTccccatatatcatattcacatgatgATAGACATTTTTTGTTCGTGACTCAGTGTGCACTGCTTGACcgtcttgcaaatactttataagattcTGGGATAGGACAATCATATATAATTATTGAATACAAAGGGTAAATGTATTCCAAAAAGAGTTTAacagcatcttgacagtgaaaggtagggggaaagcttgagaagggaatatgtacacttCTCATGGGGGTTCGAGGTCCCATAGAATccctggaggttttttttcACTCTGGAAGTCAATtctgagactattcagacactttcagacaataatttccaagctttgcaagtcagcaccaacatgtaaaaagcaactacatagggttgaaatatttttggaatatagtttgatagcatcttgacagtaagaggtaagtggaagagcttgagactgggatgtgtccACCTcacatgggggtgggggtggttctagggggtctccccctagaagccctggaggttttctTACTctttaaagccaatatttaggctattcagaccctttcaagcaataactcaatccatgctttacaagacagcaccatcaagtatcagaaactattctttataacttacatagggttgaaatatgttcttaaaatgttaaatgacatcattgtagtaaaggtcagcacatctaatggttaTCATTGGTAGGAAAGATTTCGACTTTTAGGCAATTTTaaactatcttggcaaacatttcacatcacaaaagacaatatcatctcaaattagaatagggtgaaaatatttaagaaaagtttaataccattatgacagtagaAAGGTTGGCcatggtgtatctgattgttggttgaatgcatgatgacctggggggggggggcggtgagggagtccttggggtttttcTCCTACCAGATCTggaatttttttgtttctattaaggcaattaatttttttaaagtttattcataacctttgaggtactATTTCCAAGTTTTAAATGCGTTTCccatatcacataaaaatggagcattaatattgcatgtatagtaaagtcactggtatgttaaagaactttaggtggtcatacatacctagtgtataatagaaacagAAAGCTGACCAGATGTGGTGATTTGCAGTGTCGATAACATGcagtgtccgaaatagaaatTAAAGTGTATTAATaacttctgacaagttcatactgaagagtagaacaatttgacttcttttataaattaccaatgaagattaccattacgaaatgTTCATTACCATTACGAAATGTTCAAGTTCAATTTGGCctcaaagtgcaatataagtgaagcattaattgtgaaacagccaagcatttacatgaaatgttctgtaactagtgtggtagctaggtaatacatgtatatgaatatgtatatgtatagtttatGTTGGAACTCTTACGTGAAGTAATATGAAAGAAttgatgtaagaaacagggacaagaacaaatatttacatgtaccacatttcagacaaggattttttcttccatcacaatccaaaagaCATCGACCCTCCCCCTATCCACAAtgttcaaaacagcatgacccccccccccccactgccaatttcaaaaacagggtgacacCCCCCACCAATCCGCCCCCCGgtcgaagaaactgaccggtcccttagttTGCAGTGCGTTTAATAACACAATAACAGTTATGTAAACCGAGATTACAGTCTATAATACTAAGCGAACGTTTTGTCGGggatatttcaattttgttttcgcgattttccggatttcttatattattttttctttctatttcctacctgatatcacagacaaatacatagtcttgctgctagactttcgggctttctttcgatgctataactataagcgaacgaagttcgcatgtgagggcttgcccgatgttccatcctcgatagcgttgttcggctgtgtgtcgtattttatcggaagaacatccgagggctagctgatagactaacaaatacacagacaagtatacttgtctgtgctgatatcactgtcttatctgagtttatcagctttgcattaattagtagcttgctagaacaaactcactgtttgcccaaattaacgcattatgccatgagtgtaaacatccactgatccgactaatggaggTGTCCGTGTTAcctccattagtcggatcagtggatgtttacatATTATAGCTGGTTTATTAAAACCATGGCTGTATACATCCATGATACATCCAAGTTACaaccaacaaaagaacaagttaAAAAATGATTTAGAAAATACACAGCAccatattttcatatcattactttattacatggcaccttgtagggaaaagataTTTCTAAAGGGCAAAAAaaggtaaacaaacaaaaaactaatttatgtaaagaaaaaaagaaactaaagtacgaacgaacaaacaaatattataataacatGGCCACTTCCAAGCCCTTGCGCCTATAGAGGGCTACTGACACACAGTAATTGAGAGACAAAACCAATATTGATGATGCGATAGCAACTATACTTTATTACCATAGATATTTGAAACCGTTTACAGCAAGATGAAATGCAATATTCAATCGTCCACTCTATTCACTTTTCTTACATTGCGTCTTTTTCAAAAAGAATTACATAAAGAGATAGACATTCGCATGCTCTTGTTTATAGTATTGAGACCAGCATATTGTTGGCAATAATCAGTAGTGTGTGTTATGTTACCTTGTCAACAATGAACAGTTGCGATTAGGGAAAAAGAGAATTATATTAAGTGCAcggtattatttataactttgAGATTTATAGGTTATCCAAATACACTCAATTATGGCACCATTTATCCGGCTAAGACCTCGACCTCACATAAGGTCAGAGGTCGATCCTTGTCAACTATCTCGACTGTGACGTATCTTCCTTTCATTGGTTCGTCACATCCGCATCTGATGATGATTGGATTATCTTCGTACATACTACCGCGAATCATAAAACCACAAACTGGATTGTCAGCAGGGTTAGGGGAATCACCGACTCGTACTTGGGAGTGCTTAATACGGTATCCTATACGGAAATGATAGAGCATTTATTACTTAAATGTTAGATAGCAAAGTAGGTTATTTCATCTGCAAACAAATTGGCGGGAACTGATGAATGGCAACAGGTTTCAACGACCTGTTAAACACaaaactgccctatataaagaggattatggctaatctatgcaaatgcgggaaatccaaactgctgtacagagcactcgcttctgggtcttgttttcagcattttttctgtgctccgagaaacacacaggtatcatgtacaaattgtttgtgaatgtcgtacgatgataacttgatacacaaagtAGTTGAAAAGCAATCCGtctgtttcatagaatgaaaaaaacaactttcaaaatgagacaaattcccctgcaaacagctgtttagattgtgtgtcactcaggaatattcaaatatgcggcatttgcatgtgaaaaactcAGATAGGGagtgtttatattttgatgattacttgccagtgagtcatcacaaacTCTCCACCTCAAAAAAtacagtcatatgcaaaatagggtgccAGGCACAGGCAGTCGTGCCTTTAAGTGCTCTATGGGCGAGGTTTATCCCTGATGTGTTAATAGAGCTCCGTCTGTAACACTGTAATTTGACGATTACTCTTAATTTGTTTGACAAATAAATGTTCTTTTGACGTAAATTACCAAATCGCACTGGATCCTGTCTAGCAACTCGCGTGATCGTAGACCTCTCGTCACAAATATGATGCACCGAGCAAACCAAACCGTTAGGAGGCTACTGATAAATTTTATAAATGCACCAGTGtgtaaactttatttttattatatatttcatttgaacacTGACATCTCTTGAGCTCTGTGTTCATCAAATACAAAGCTCATGTTACGTTCCACTTGACTAGTTGTTGcatgatatatgaaatattgtgtATTTACTTAGCTGGAATGATTTTTGCTCCAGAATAAATCAGTGTGACACTTGAATCATTTTCGGTGGTAAAAGCTACTGCAGACAGATTTATTTAATTTAGTGTAGATTTTGTTACATTAAGATACACATGCGATCGTGTGAGTTTGAGTACACTGTCGCCGAAATGATTATCCAACAAAAAATTATGCGTTCACTACTCACCGCAGCAATCTTGTCTGTTGAATATATCAACTTCATAGATGTCATAGGATTGTCCCAAGTCCACTGTCCAATGTGGTTCATACTCTCTATCAGTCTGGCTACACGATTGTCCTGTCTCCATATCACCGTTCTTGTTACCGTCTACTGCTCTATCTGCCGTAGCATCTTTCTTTGTTGAGGTCTGGGTGGCGGTCTTTCCTTGAGCTACATTTCTGAGTTGTACGGGATATTCACAAGCTGAAAGATGGAATTGTCATATAAAAATTATTAGCACAAACATAATTAATAATAGTAGCTGAATGATAATTACTTTTTATAAACATAATAAGTGTACCACATGATATGGAACAAATACAAAGCTAACTGTTAATTACTTTGGCTATTTCTTTATACTATTTTTCTCCCCCTTAAGTTAGCAAGTGTTTCTTTCCTTTACGTCAATGTCTACTAACTCACCTTATTTActaattctctctctctctctctctctctctctctctctctctctctctctctctctctctctctctctctctctctctctctctctctctctccataaaATCCATACATAAACACCCTACACACATTACTTGTTCCTATCAAATACGTATTCGTCAAGACTATTAAAAGTTTGGTATTGTTATCTTGCATGCACTAAGTAAACATACACATCAATAAGCTAGTCATACAGACATAACTTTTTTAATACTTACGTGCAAGGGTTGGAATGACCGTAGTAGCAACTGAAATGTAACATCAGAAGACAATAGAACGATTACAATATAGAAATCACAAGATATCCAATGCTTTGTTGtggacattgcatcatgggagtcagcagaaacaACATTCAAGTTTCACACTATGAAATGTTTTACACTAAGCTAAGGTATAGTTCCTCAGGAAGAATATTCTCTCCATCCAGTTGTAGTCTTGATTTTGAACTGAATTCGTCAAATTACTTAAcgagaaatgtcaatctagaaaAATAATGCTTTTATCATATTGTGGATTATGATTTGACATCATCTATTTTACGCTCGATTTCTTGTGAAACACTATTTTGAACTGCTGCCTCATTTTGGGATTTTTGCTGTGGGCTATATTGCCTTATTGAtggagttatgaatattcattgttcacctatTCCATATAGATTGCTGCTAACTCCTGTAATGTCTCGCACTAGAAATGGGTTCTTTAGAAACCAAAATATAGGAAAATGCggcatttcctggagtggtgtccCCCTTTTATATCAACCCAGAGGGGTGAAACATGAAAGACCTATACTTACTCTCAGGAGGCTGGGTTGTAGGAGCTGGCTGGGTTGGAGGAGGGACTGTCGTCGGTGGCGCTGTTATGTGAAAAAAGCAACACTTGTTCATTTCAAACATGTATGGCAAATGTAATGTACAAAAATAGTTTACTATTTTTAGTCAACGTATGTGAAAGCATTCTACTTATGTCGTTATTTAGTTTCATGTAAAATCTACTATAATGTTATGTTGTCCTATTATCTGAGTTGTTATTTGCTGTAAAGCCAACTATGTCACATGGATACATTGCCCATTTATTCGAGCCGTTACTTACTCACTGTAAAGCCATTACATATTGCTATCTGTGTCCCTACTTACCTGTACTGAAGACTTCTATGCTAGAGAAGGGGTATTCAGTTGACATATAAGAACCCCATATGACCACACATGCAGAATTTTGACCAATCAATTATGGGATCCTGCAGGCTCGTATTGCTCGAGTCGCAATGAGATTATTTCACTTTCTATGATCTAGAGGTTAAAATCGTCATTTTGAATGGTGAACATACACATTTTCGACCGCTATTTTAAACACTTTTGTAGGGTTTGCGCTTGTATTATGAATTTTCTAGGATACAACTATAATAGTTCTCACGCATAGCACTCTCTATGTCACCCCAACCCAGGGATGCTAAATCACACACATTATTTACCTGGCGGCAATACTCCAACCTCACACAAAACAATTGCCCTGTCATTTGAAAGTAACGTTTGTAACACAATGAATCGTCCAGATATTGGTCCATTTTCACACTGCTGGGTAATAGTTTGACCAGTGACGCCCGACGCTGACAAATCCAGTCCATAACACACTTGGTTGTCAGTTCCATGCGGGTCTCTTGAATTACCAATTTTAACGTAGAAGTCGGTAAAATcacctaataaaaaaaagtagGAAAAAATAAGTCAATAACTTAAGTAGGCCAACAGAACATGTAAATGAGTGTTTGTTTTCAAGATTTTGTTAGGAGATACATAATGTATGCTGCAGTCAATTTTAAAGTTGATGGGACATGAGTACATATCTTTAAATTTAATGAATCAAACAACTTACAGTGTTTTTTTACTTACAAAAACAATGTGGAGTATAACATAGATCATGTCCTGTTTGCAAGCCACTGATTGCAAAAGGTTTGTTTAAAATTCATACAAGTGATTTCCAAACAAACTGAGTAGTCACAATATCACATATAGTTTGTATATATGCCTATCACTTCACCAATATATTTATACATCAGCATACATAAATTCTTTGATCACATGTGTTTACCGGTGATCAAAAGTGTCTAATTATCTATATAAACgttttacacattgttttaatttattgaaataattcaGTTAAAAACAGTCTTGGCCCATGTTTCAGTTTTTTTCACATAGAAAAATACGTAAAAATTTTCTTACATAAATACCTCTTTTTTGTATATGACCACTTCGAAAAAgcaattattattatcattataatgtgttttgttttaaatcacATTCATTTTGTAATAGGTGGACAAGGTGATAAgaattaacatatacatgtacgttgtTATGACAACACAAATGGTTAACATATATATTGAACGACGAAGAGTTACAGCAGTACTCGTTTTAACTCATAATACCAAGGCTTTCGAACACAAATGaacttaggttcagtagtgctatagacatggaaaatatgtctgtctgtctgtctgtctgcctgtctgtctgtctgtctgtctgtctgtctgtctgtctgtctgtctgtctgtttgtgtgtgtgtgtgtgtgcatttgtaaAGAActtaaattaaaaaacaacTGGACCGATTGATATTATGTTACTTTTTTGAGAATTGAACAAGTCAAAATAATCACACCACATGTAAATGTGTACGATTTGCATAAACCAGATGTTAACTAATTAAACGCCTCTAGATTTGTTTTCTTACACACagtaattgttggaatgcaaaattctgagctatagctatcatacatgatacGCCCCTTAATTGACAAGTTAGTTATACCAAACCAtatgaaattttgattttgCAAACTTAAGATCTCGTCTAAATACCGCAAATCATTAATCAAATTAACCAATCATTAAGATAGTTACAGCATCAGACTTCATAGTACATATGATCTTTCTCATTATCAatatatgcaccaaattatatgaaactataagCTTATaataattcattaattatgcaaatgactgattacaattaaaaactacatcagaAAACTATATCAAACTCATTTGCTCTATCATGATTAATCAATGTACAacatttatattaaatttgaagtcTACATTCTTAAGGTACAACATAATTAATGAtcatcattaaatatgcaaatggttGAATACAATTAAGAATTATATAAGTAAACTATATTAAACATTTGCACTTTATTGTGATTGTTTTGAAAGAGATAGCCGAATTATCGAATATCGTTAATTGTGCAAATAAAACAATTCAACTTATAGCTACGTAAACtgcaatgacgtcatcggtctgGTCTTATCAGCCTGCTCTAATGGGGCAagggaaagggagattagacagcgcccacaatggctgatctGTCATCCAAAAGCTATATCAGTAGGATATGTGCTCTTTCTTAcagttgatgtatgtaccatattatggaGAAGTTGAAGACCATGTGCATTTTTAAGATGTGGCCTACTTatttaaattcataaattatgcaaatacctcATTACAAATAAAATCTATGTCAACTAGCTTTTGAGGACATGTGCAATTTGTTATGATTGATGTATGTGCAACATTATATGGAATCTgaaatgtgcattcttaagatgtagCCTCCTTTTGGAATGACCAAATCTGGATGTACTTCCCAAACACCACAAGTACGCCAATTATCAAAACAATACGAACATTGGTTTTAAGAGAAGAAGTCAAAGATATAATTTTTGACCACAAATATAATCCAAACAATGtgataaaaacagaaaataagtCATATCAACTTTGCATTAGCCTCTCGCACAGGGTCACACAGAGCAAATGTCAAGGCAATCTGACATCCGGTTTCAGAGAAGAAGAAGCAAATATCAATAGTTGATGGATGACAGTGAATGTATGACGAATGACAACGGAGAGTCGACCTAACCCTTACGCTCCTCTCTGCTGttgctgacagcggagctaaaagtGAATGCATATATGCATAGCAACTAGACTATGCCCAAGTCAATACAATAACGTCCTACCAATGAACCTCTCTGATAACTAGATCATCAATCATTGCCTGAACTCTACAATTGTGAAGTACACGCCATGTGTAATTTCTTTTGGGTATACCCTGCATTATGGTATTAACTGGTGAAAACTAAGTAAGTACTTATTGTCTAGAAACACCATTTCACGACATCCAATTGTTTGAAAAGCAGAAATAAATACACCTATCTGACAGTCACAAGAAATTCCCCTTTGCTTGAGGAGCTGACTAATAGGCTAtgtgtgatatgatattttaTACTTACATCCAGCACCAGATATACTGTCACGGCAATCACTTGGTAAGGTAAGTGACACTTTGTCTACTTCTCTAGTCTCCCCAAGATCAACGATAAAAGCTGGCTTCACTCTCACTACTCCGGAATCAGCACATGTGTTAGGATCTCCATTAACGAGCAAATCAGTTGTTTCATCACCACTCCATGTGCCCTCACCTATCACAGGTCGATATAGGCTTGGCAGTTCTGTGACATAGTAAGAAAAAAGTGTTAGGAAACGGTACTTAGGCAGGGGGTCAGAATTAACGGCAGGGATGGGGAGAAAACATtaccccaaccccacccctcACAAACACCAGAGATGTACTCTATGTTACACTACATTAAGTCACgttggaaatcaacttcagcgtccatacataagaatatatatttctatgacAAAGAGATGTGGGCTTTTCTAAAATGGTCTAACATTGGCTCTTGCCTGTGCTTGGGAATAGGTACTCATCAGGGTTTTCCCTTTCAGTTTTGATTTTGGGCAGAACCAGCATCCCCCATGATAACTAGTGCGAAAGATGTGGAAGGTCCCTCTCCCACTGTAAGGACatggggggagagagagagagagatcagagagagagagagagagagagagagagagagagagagagagagagagagagagagagagagagagagagagagagagagagagagagagagagagagagagagagagagagagagagagagagagagagagagggggggggggggggaaagaagAAGTTGGCATAtctaaaaacaaatacattcgtGTGGCTGCCACCCACCTCGTTGAATGTAGGTCTCAGAAGTTATTGGACAAGTTATTgagaaattttcaaatttacacaATAAACGACAACTCTTGAGgattaatttggttcaaatcacgagcaaaatatttcggggCCACTTTCAGAGCATCACAATTTCCCTCAATTTTTTCATGCCCCTCACTCCCTCTCCCCCCAGTCCCctaattctgaccccagccttgTGTGAATGTAGTTATAAAGCAATCGACGGGAGCTTGAAGAAAGCTTAATACGCAATGTCTACATGGAAGGCGAATTATAATTTAGGTAGAACATTTTATAAACATAAGAACTTCACTATGGTTTTCTTATTGAACGAAGTctcaaacaatatatacaacattcTAGTTTGTAACTTCAGCCTTGAAATAACTCGAATACGTTTAGAAATGTGCAAATGAAGTGATTACTTATAAAACACTAAAATAGACCCAAGTTATTTAGGCCTAAATAATtctttggttccggttacccgaccccacctagtttttcacgccaacctatttaatgaaaaaaataataaaatcgtgaagaTTAAAaaatctcgcaagaaatagtggatgcttAAACTGACACcaacataaaaatacaatatgaaactgttcttctaatctgttaTGGTTGTAcctctgatgagaagaaactaataacacaaagaccataAATTATGGAAATCAACGAAAACCTAACTACCTGAAGTAGATAttcatatatgaaaaaaatatctaaataaaataaaaaatatacttgCCCCACTCATTCTAAAAATGGGCGTTATCGGaaccaatgtatgtatgtatgtatgtatgtatgtatgtatgtatgtatgtaatgttatgtatgtatgtatgtatgtatgtatgtatgtatgtatgtatgtatgtatgtatgtatgtatgtgcgtgtgcacatgtgtatgtatgtatgtatgtatgtatgtatgtatgtatgtgtgtgtgtgtgtgtgtacgtacatgcgtgcgtgtgtgtgtgtgtgtgtgtgtgtgtgtgtgtgtgtgtgtgtgtgtgtgtgtgcatgataCTATTGACTGATGTTAATACAAAATTACCTGTTGTATAGACTAACAATTCACATAAGTGAATACTCCTCTTGTTATTGCCTCGTTTGTTCTTTGCTAGTATGACATAACGTCCTCTTATAACACCACTCTCACAACCTTTCATCAAACTTCCTTTGGCGTCAGCATCACTGATGTCGAGGCTAAAACAAACTTTGTTGCTTGCATCCCCAGGGTTTGGAGAATTGCCCACTTTAACGTCTGTGTCACGATAGGAACCTGGAAGACAGACAACTAACTAGATTGATATTGACATCACATT
Above is a genomic segment from Glandiceps talaboti chromosome 20, keGlaTala1.1, whole genome shotgun sequence containing:
- the LOC144450579 gene encoding fucolectin-1-like, which produces MSTEYPFSSIEVFSTAPPTTVPPPTQPAPTTQPPEIATTVIPTLAPCEYPVQLRNVAQGKTATQTSTKKDATADRAVDGNKNGDMETGQSCSQTDREYEPHWTVDLGQSYDIYEVDIFNRQDCCGYRIKHSQVRVGDSPNPADNPVCGFMIRGSMYEDNPIIIRCGCDEPMKGRYVTVEIVDKDRPLTLCEVEVLAG